In a genomic window of Halalkalibacillus sediminis:
- a CDS encoding class I SAM-dependent methyltransferase: MGREFLNIFDEWADSYDDAVYGKDDQYRKVFEHYDQILHTVANKTRGRTVEFGIGTGNLTFVLLKQGVDVIGVEPNDKMRHIAQNRFPELSILNGDFLTNSITGPIDTITSTYAFHHLTDGEKLQALKQYHPLLSEDGQIVFADTIFEDQSTFEKMIIGAKNEGYNDLAEDLQREYYTTIPKMATLFDQAGYSVSFERLNDFVWLIHAKRK; this comes from the coding sequence ATGGGTCGTGAGTTTTTGAATATATTTGATGAATGGGCTGACTCTTATGATGACGCCGTGTATGGGAAAGATGATCAGTATCGGAAGGTGTTTGAACATTATGATCAAATCCTTCATACTGTCGCGAATAAAACAAGGGGCCGGACTGTTGAATTTGGTATAGGTACCGGGAATCTTACTTTCGTTCTTTTAAAACAAGGAGTTGATGTAATCGGTGTTGAGCCGAATGATAAAATGCGGCATATTGCACAAAATAGATTTCCTGAATTATCAATTTTGAATGGTGATTTTTTAACTAACAGTATCACTGGTCCAATCGACACAATCACTAGCACATATGCTTTTCATCACCTGACTGACGGTGAAAAATTACAAGCATTGAAGCAATACCATCCACTGCTGAGCGAAGATGGTCAAATTGTATTTGCTGACACGATATTTGAAGATCAATCTACTTTTGAAAAAATGATCATTGGAGCAAAAAATGAAGGATATAATGATTTAGCTGAAGATCTTCAGAGAGAGTACTATACGACTATTCCGAAGATGGCCACTCTATTTGATCAGGCAGGTTATTCAGTAAGTTTCGAGCGACTAAATGACTTCGTATGGTTAATTCATGCGAAAAGAAAATAA
- a CDS encoding S-ribosylhomocysteine lyase — protein MAEKMNVESFNLDHTKVKAPYVRLVGITEGQNGDKIHKYDIRFKQPNQEHMEMDGLHSIEHLMAENIRNHMENVIDIGPMGCQTGFYLAVLNHDDYDEILNALEKTLHDVLQADEVPACNEVQCGWAANHSLEGAKVIAQEMLDRKDEWKDVFGEEA, from the coding sequence ATGGCGGAAAAAATGAATGTAGAAAGTTTTAACTTGGATCACACGAAGGTGAAGGCTCCATATGTGCGATTAGTAGGAATTACTGAAGGACAAAATGGCGATAAGATTCACAAATACGATATCCGCTTCAAGCAACCGAACCAGGAACACATGGAGATGGATGGCTTGCATTCGATTGAACATTTGATGGCTGAAAATATTCGTAACCATATGGAAAATGTCATTGACATCGGGCCGATGGGTTGTCAAACAGGTTTCTATTTAGCTGTGTTGAACCATGATGATTATGATGAAATTTTAAATGCGCTAGAAAAAACGCTTCATGACGTACTTCAAGCAGATGAAGTGCCAGCGTGTAATGAAGTTCAATGTGGTTGGGCAGCTAACCATAGCCTAGAAGGCGCTAAAGTAATAGCTCAAGAAATGCTCGATCGTAAAGACGAGTGGAAAGATGTGTTCGGAGAGGAAGCGTAA
- a CDS encoding PLP-dependent cysteine synthase family protein, which yields MDFVTKIQDLIGKTPLMELRNVDVPNECRIFAKLEFMNPGGSVKDRLGLELLSDALTSGKLKPGGTIIEPTAGNTGIGLALAAVNQGFEVIFVVPQKFSMEKQTLMRALGATIVNTPTENGMKGAIEKAKELETKTENSFSPAQFANPANPNTYYKTLGPELYHQLDGKIDVFVAGAGTGGTFMGTSRYLKEQNQSIRTVIVEPEGSILNGGESGPHATEGIGMEFLPEYMDTSYFDGIHTISDQTAFKKIKTLAKKEGLLVASSSGAAFEAAMLEAEQARPGSHIVTVFPDSSERYLSQNIYEGWE from the coding sequence ATGGATTTTGTCACCAAGATTCAAGATTTGATTGGCAAAACACCATTGATGGAACTGAGAAACGTTGATGTTCCAAATGAATGTCGCATATTTGCAAAGTTAGAATTCATGAACCCAGGCGGAAGTGTGAAAGACCGCCTGGGGTTAGAATTATTAAGTGATGCTTTAACTTCTGGAAAACTTAAGCCCGGTGGTACCATCATCGAACCTACTGCTGGTAATACAGGGATCGGATTAGCCCTAGCTGCTGTCAATCAAGGATTTGAGGTCATCTTTGTTGTGCCTCAGAAATTCAGTATGGAAAAACAGACCTTGATGCGCGCACTTGGAGCAACCATCGTTAATACACCGACAGAAAATGGGATGAAAGGTGCAATTGAGAAGGCTAAAGAACTTGAAACAAAAACAGAAAACTCCTTCTCCCCTGCTCAATTCGCTAATCCAGCTAACCCAAATACTTATTACAAGACACTCGGCCCGGAATTGTATCATCAATTGGATGGAAAAATTGATGTATTCGTAGCAGGAGCTGGTACAGGGGGAACTTTCATGGGGACCTCTCGATACTTAAAGGAACAGAACCAGTCCATTCGAACAGTTATTGTTGAACCAGAAGGATCGATATTAAACGGCGGGGAATCCGGACCACATGCGACTGAAGGAATCGGTATGGAGTTTTTACCAGAATATATGGATACTTCATATTTTGATGGAATCCATACCATTTCGGATCAAACCGCATTCAAAAAGATTAAAACCTTAGCAAAAAAAGAAGGTTTGCTTGTTGCTAGTTCTTCTGGTGCAGCTTTTGAAGCTGCAATGTTAGAAGCTGAACAAGCACGTCCAGGAAGTCACATCGTTACTGTTTTCCCTGATAGTAGCGAACGTTATTTAAGTCAAAACATATATGAAGGATGGGAATAG
- a CDS encoding bifunctional cystathionine gamma-lyase/homocysteine desulfhydrase, with protein sequence MRKKTQMIHGGIFGDEATGAVSTPIYQVSTYKQDGIGGLRQGYEYSRTANPTRHALEELIKDIEGGKRGFAFGSGMAAITSVMMLFNSGDHVVFTDDVYGGTYRVMTNVMNRLGIDSTFVDTSDQHQVRSAIQQNTKAIFLETPTNPLLKVTDIQAISDLAKENNLLTIVDNTFITPYFQNPLSHGADIVLHSATKYLGGHSDVVAGLVVVNSDQLGENLHFVQNSSGAILGPQDSWLLIRGIKTLGIRMEEHESNTKRIVEFLDQHDKVGKVFYPGLESHIGHEKMKQQSAGFGAMISFDVGSEEKADQLLSKIKYFTLAESLGAVESLISVPAKMTHASIPRERRLELGIADGLVRVSVGIEDIEDLLEDLEQALS encoded by the coding sequence ATGCGCAAGAAAACACAAATGATACATGGCGGGATTTTCGGCGATGAAGCAACTGGAGCTGTATCCACTCCTATTTATCAAGTAAGTACTTATAAGCAAGACGGGATCGGAGGACTTCGCCAAGGATATGAGTATTCGCGTACAGCGAACCCTACTCGTCATGCACTTGAAGAATTAATTAAGGACATCGAGGGAGGAAAACGCGGATTTGCTTTCGGATCAGGTATGGCTGCGATCACTTCAGTTATGATGCTTTTCAATAGTGGCGATCATGTTGTTTTCACAGATGATGTCTATGGTGGAACCTATCGTGTCATGACGAACGTAATGAATCGTCTAGGAATCGATTCCACTTTCGTTGATACGAGTGATCAACATCAAGTTCGTTCCGCAATCCAACAAAATACGAAAGCAATCTTTTTGGAAACGCCGACTAACCCACTACTAAAGGTGACAGATATTCAAGCCATTTCTGATTTGGCAAAAGAAAACAACCTATTGACGATCGTAGATAATACATTCATCACACCTTATTTCCAAAACCCATTAAGTCATGGTGCAGATATCGTCCTCCATAGCGCAACGAAATATTTGGGCGGACATAGTGATGTGGTCGCTGGATTGGTCGTGGTCAATTCAGATCAATTAGGTGAGAATCTACATTTTGTCCAAAATTCCTCAGGAGCTATACTAGGGCCACAAGATTCATGGCTATTGATCCGAGGTATTAAAACTCTCGGGATACGTATGGAAGAGCATGAATCAAATACGAAACGTATCGTTGAATTTCTAGATCAACACGATAAAGTCGGGAAAGTCTTTTATCCAGGACTGGAATCACATATAGGTCACGAAAAAATGAAGCAACAATCAGCTGGTTTCGGAGCAATGATTTCATTTGATGTAGGAAGTGAAGAAAAAGCTGATCAATTGCTTTCGAAAATAAAGTATTTCACATTGGCTGAAAGTCTAGGTGCGGTCGAGAGCTTAATTTCCGTTCCAGCGAAAATGACACACGCTTCAATCCCTCGCGAACGCAGATTAGAACTAGGGATTGCTGATGGGTTAGTACGTGTTTCCGTTGGGATCGAAGATATTGAAGATTTGCTTGAAGACCTGGAACAAGCCCTTTCATAA
- a CDS encoding spore coat protein, whose protein sequence is MHNQQNPNDQLKQSESMPTNLSHGAHEIFDAHETIGTVIGALEHYKMYEQNIQDQQLQGILNNQYQYLNQLYNTMIDAYQTGQRPSQPTSIYNMEISNDVTYGLTPSQPKQPTQNPAQLNDEAYSGFMLGHLKACATACTTAGLEATNPVMRRVFQDSVPNISEMAYEVFLYQNDKNYYQVPQFDQQTTSDLLNSYTQTTPTQGH, encoded by the coding sequence ATGCATAATCAACAAAACCCGAATGACCAACTAAAGCAATCAGAATCTATGCCAACTAACCTTAGTCACGGTGCTCACGAAATTTTTGATGCACATGAAACGATCGGTACAGTCATTGGCGCCCTGGAACACTATAAAATGTATGAACAGAATATCCAGGACCAGCAATTACAAGGGATTCTGAACAATCAGTATCAATACTTAAATCAATTGTACAACACAATGATTGATGCGTACCAAACAGGTCAACGTCCATCACAACCGACGTCCATTTACAATATGGAAATCAGTAATGATGTCACTTATGGTTTGACACCATCTCAACCGAAACAACCAACTCAAAACCCAGCGCAGTTGAATGATGAAGCTTATTCTGGTTTCATGCTAGGCCATTTAAAAGCTTGTGCTACGGCATGTACGACAGCTGGCCTGGAAGCAACTAATCCAGTAATGCGTAGAGTATTCCAAGACAGTGTCCCTAACATCAGTGAAATGGCATATGAAGTCTTTCTTTACCAGAATGACAAAAACTATTATCAAGTGCCTCAATTCGATCAACAAACGACTAGCGATTTATTGAATAGCTACACTCAAACAACTCCAACACAAGGTCATTAA
- a CDS encoding ion transporter, whose protein sequence is MNNIRDKAHRYVYTPAFQNFIITLIIINAILIGVETYGDLYARYTEWFLLADQIILWIFAIEIGMKLVAAQPTKSFFSDGWNVFDFIIVAAGFVFVGSAFVTVLRILRVLRVFRTISVIPSLRKLVNALLLTLPSLGTILLLLFIVFYIFSVIGTILFKDINAEYFGTLQDTALTLFQMITLESWASGVMRPILVEAPWGWVYFVTFILIGTFVVLNLFVGVIVNNFEKVDELENGGANEDLLKNEVSELRREIQELKDIIKENQHSNK, encoded by the coding sequence ATGAACAATATTCGTGATAAAGCACACAGGTATGTTTATACCCCTGCTTTTCAAAATTTTATTATCACATTAATTATAATCAACGCCATATTGATTGGTGTAGAAACATATGGAGATCTATATGCTCGTTACACAGAATGGTTTTTATTAGCGGATCAAATCATTTTGTGGATTTTTGCGATTGAAATAGGCATGAAATTGGTTGCCGCTCAGCCAACTAAGAGCTTCTTTAGCGACGGATGGAATGTGTTCGATTTCATTATTGTCGCCGCAGGTTTTGTCTTTGTAGGCTCAGCTTTCGTGACAGTTCTCCGTATTTTAAGAGTGCTAAGGGTGTTCCGGACGATTTCTGTCATACCTTCGTTAAGGAAGCTAGTTAATGCTTTATTGCTTACTCTTCCATCACTTGGGACAATCTTGCTGTTACTATTTATTGTATTTTACATATTCAGTGTTATTGGAACGATTCTTTTTAAAGATATTAATGCTGAATACTTCGGTACGTTACAAGATACGGCTCTTACTTTATTCCAAATGATCACTCTTGAATCATGGGCAAGTGGTGTCATGAGACCTATTCTCGTGGAGGCGCCTTGGGGTTGGGTTTACTTTGTTACATTTATTCTTATCGGAACATTCGTGGTATTAAACCTGTTCGTCGGGGTCATTGTCAACAACTTTGAAAAAGTCGATGAATTGGAAAACGGTGGAGCGAATGAGGACCTTCTAAAAAATGAAGTATCTGAGCTCCGAAGAGAAATACAGGAATTGAAAGATATAATAAAAGAAAACCAACACTCCAATAAGTAG
- a CDS encoding DMT family transporter has product MNKDWIKVFVGAFFEVLWVIGLKHSDDILAWGGTAIAIFISYYLMVMAGQHLPIGTIYAVFVGLGTSGTVLAEILFFAEPANPLKLTFIGLLLIGVIGLKMVTDEQSGEDDDSCTG; this is encoded by the coding sequence ATGAATAAGGACTGGATAAAGGTATTCGTCGGAGCATTTTTTGAAGTGCTTTGGGTGATAGGGTTAAAACACTCTGATGATATTCTCGCCTGGGGCGGCACGGCTATTGCGATCTTCATCAGTTATTATTTAATGGTCATGGCTGGGCAGCATTTACCGATTGGAACGATCTATGCCGTTTTCGTAGGGCTGGGCACCAGTGGTACCGTTTTGGCTGAAATACTTTTTTTCGCTGAACCAGCAAATCCTTTGAAATTAACATTCATAGGACTGCTTTTAATTGGAGTTATCGGCTTAAAAATGGTGACGGATGAACAAAGTGGAGAGGATGATGATTCGTGCACTGGATAG
- a CDS encoding DMT family transporter — MHWIALIFAGVFEIIGILSINWLHLKKNFSSFLIMVSGFTISFALLSYSMTELSMSVAYSIWTGIGASGSAIIGMLFFNEKATFLRILFIFIIISATMGLKIID; from the coding sequence GTGCACTGGATAGCATTAATCTTCGCTGGTGTTTTCGAAATAATAGGTATTCTTTCAATTAATTGGCTTCACCTGAAGAAAAACTTTTCATCTTTCTTGATTATGGTTTCAGGATTCACAATAAGTTTTGCTCTTCTGTCCTATTCAATGACTGAACTTTCAATGAGTGTGGCTTATTCCATTTGGACAGGTATAGGGGCTTCAGGAAGTGCAATTATCGGGATGTTATTTTTTAATGAAAAAGCTACTTTTTTAAGAATTTTATTCATCTTCATTATCATTTCAGCCACTATGGGCTTGAAAATTATCGATTAA
- a CDS encoding MDR family MFS transporter: MPKRVWLLIIGMAINVTGASFIWPLNTIYMHHELGKSLAFAGMILLFNQGAAIIGNLVGGTLFDRIGGYRTVLTGGVITLLSALTLTQFHTLLPYSILLVTMGLGSGIIFPAMYAMAASIWPDGGRRPFNAIYVAQNLGVALGASIGGFIAFYSFSYIFIANAILFSSFFLLVLVKFKPMDQRQDSKAYSTVLSQGVAIKDKRAFSSLMILSVGFFICWIAYVQWQTTIAAYTQDLGITIDKYSLIWTINGVLIILGQPLVKFVTKYVTSPKSQILLGNTIFICSFIYLLQAETFADFALGMVILTLGEIFVWPAVPTIAAGLAPKGRTGFYQGIINSVGTGGRMLGPTFGGLMADNLPIQVLFMTLIFLLLIPYVSTWLLTRVEPEPQKGA; the protein is encoded by the coding sequence ATGCCAAAAAGAGTATGGTTATTAATTATTGGAATGGCGATTAATGTAACAGGCGCCTCATTCATTTGGCCACTGAATACGATTTACATGCACCATGAACTGGGAAAGTCTCTAGCATTTGCTGGAATGATTCTATTATTCAATCAAGGTGCTGCAATCATTGGGAACCTGGTCGGAGGCACACTATTTGACCGAATAGGCGGTTATCGAACAGTGTTGACAGGAGGAGTCATTACACTATTATCCGCCCTCACACTCACTCAATTTCATACCCTCCTCCCCTACTCCATTCTATTGGTCACCATGGGATTAGGATCAGGTATCATTTTCCCTGCTATGTATGCGATGGCTGCTTCAATTTGGCCTGATGGCGGAAGACGACCATTCAATGCCATCTATGTAGCTCAGAATCTCGGAGTTGCTTTAGGTGCTTCAATTGGAGGGTTCATAGCTTTCTATTCTTTTTCATACATATTTATTGCAAACGCTATTCTATTCTCAAGTTTCTTCTTGCTTGTATTGGTAAAATTCAAGCCTATGGATCAGAGGCAAGATTCAAAGGCTTATTCCACAGTGCTCAGCCAGGGGGTAGCCATAAAAGATAAACGAGCGTTTTCTTCTTTGATGATTCTAAGTGTCGGATTCTTCATATGTTGGATCGCTTATGTCCAGTGGCAAACGACGATTGCTGCATATACTCAGGATTTGGGCATTACAATAGATAAATATAGCTTGATCTGGACGATCAACGGCGTCTTAATCATTCTCGGGCAGCCTCTGGTGAAGTTCGTGACGAAATACGTAACTTCACCAAAATCGCAAATTCTTCTAGGGAATACGATATTCATATGTTCTTTTATTTACTTATTGCAAGCAGAGACTTTCGCGGACTTCGCTTTAGGGATGGTCATCTTAACACTAGGGGAAATATTCGTATGGCCAGCCGTACCAACCATTGCCGCAGGATTAGCCCCAAAAGGAAGAACAGGATTCTATCAAGGTATAATAAACAGTGTAGGCACAGGTGGGCGTATGCTCGGTCCCACTTTTGGCGGTCTGATGGCAGATAACCTGCCAATTCAAGTTTTGTTCATGACACTGATTTTCTTACTTTTGATTCCATATGTTTCAACCTGGCTATTAACTAGAGTTGAACCCGAACCTCAAAAAGGCGCATAA
- a CDS encoding PstS family phosphate ABC transporter substrate-binding protein, which produces MTRKMSKWLIISLFASLLVVLAACGGDDSTDGDSAEDSESNEETGSSEESSEELEGSVVIDGSGTVYPLMARLAEEYMINEQPNVSVEVSRAGSSAGFEKFLVEENGTDFNDASRPIKPEEQEKADELGLDVMEIKMALDGLSIVVNPENDWATELTEEEVLDIFLADSEVETWADINSEWPDEEIQTYGPNENHGTYEFFFENILEEQDLKEDANLQQEYSTLVQLVSEDVNGIGFFGFGYYDNNKDQVKAVSIDFGDGPVEPSLDTIGEEGPYQNFTRPVFTYLNVAHAEEKPQVYDYAEYLMNAVNDYAGETGFAPIPEEEAQQQLEDIKEIK; this is translated from the coding sequence ATGACTCGCAAAATGTCAAAATGGTTAATTATTTCTTTATTTGCATCTCTTCTTGTCGTATTAGCGGCATGCGGTGGAGATGATTCGACTGATGGAGACTCAGCAGAAGACTCAGAATCTAATGAAGAAACAGGTTCAAGTGAAGAAAGCTCTGAGGAACTTGAAGGAAGCGTTGTAATTGATGGATCAGGTACTGTTTATCCATTAATGGCACGTTTAGCTGAAGAATACATGATCAATGAACAACCGAACGTATCAGTTGAAGTAAGTCGCGCAGGTTCAAGTGCCGGATTTGAAAAATTTCTAGTAGAAGAAAATGGAACAGACTTCAATGATGCATCTCGTCCAATCAAACCAGAAGAACAAGAAAAAGCAGATGAACTTGGATTAGATGTTATGGAAATCAAAATGGCTTTAGACGGTCTATCCATTGTGGTAAACCCTGAAAATGATTGGGCAACTGAACTAACAGAAGAAGAAGTACTAGACATTTTCTTAGCTGACAGTGAAGTGGAAACTTGGGCAGACATCAACTCTGAATGGCCAGATGAAGAAATTCAAACTTATGGCCCGAACGAAAACCATGGAACTTACGAGTTTTTCTTTGAAAATATTCTAGAAGAACAAGATCTGAAAGAAGATGCGAACCTTCAGCAAGAATACTCAACGTTAGTACAACTTGTATCAGAAGATGTTAACGGAATCGGATTCTTCGGCTTCGGTTACTATGACAACAACAAAGATCAAGTCAAAGCAGTATCAATCGACTTCGGAGACGGTCCAGTTGAACCATCACTAGACACAATCGGTGAAGAAGGACCTTATCAGAACTTCACTCGACCTGTCTTCACATACTTGAATGTCGCTCATGCTGAAGAAAAACCTCAAGTATATGACTATGCTGAATACTTGATGAATGCTGTTAATGATTACGCTGGAGAAACTGGCTTCGCACCTATCCCAGAAGAAGAAGCACAGCAACAGCTGGAAGATATTAAAGAAATTAAATAA
- the pstC gene encoding phosphate ABC transporter permease subunit PstC, whose translation MAANHESKKPNPSVRNMIDQNKSSKNLSQLVGKLMPFILFAFAAVSILTTVGIVYTLIMETIEFFKRVPFAEFFGSTKLKPLSAEPEFGILPLINGTILSSLIAMLVAGPFGLMAAIYLSEYASDKVRRTLKPLLEVLAGIPTIVYGFFAFTFVTPILRAIWPSIDATNILSPGIVMGIMIIPMIASLSEDAMNSVPNSMREGALALGATRWETTFKVVMPAAFSGIVASFVLAVSRAIGETMIVTIASGSTKNFTFDITESMQTMTAYIVEVTSGDAAAGTDIYYSIYAVGMTLFVMTLFMNLLARYISRKFREEY comes from the coding sequence ATGGCAGCGAACCACGAGTCGAAAAAACCAAACCCGAGTGTACGCAACATGATCGATCAAAATAAATCATCAAAAAACCTTTCCCAGCTCGTAGGCAAGCTCATGCCATTTATTCTCTTTGCGTTTGCAGCAGTTTCGATTCTTACGACCGTTGGGATCGTCTATACGTTAATTATGGAAACAATCGAATTTTTTAAACGAGTACCGTTTGCTGAGTTTTTTGGAAGTACAAAATTGAAACCGTTAAGTGCGGAACCTGAATTTGGTATTTTACCATTGATCAACGGGACCATTTTATCATCGCTTATAGCAATGTTGGTCGCAGGTCCATTTGGATTAATGGCTGCCATTTATTTAAGTGAATATGCGTCAGATAAGGTTCGGCGCACATTAAAACCATTATTAGAAGTCCTAGCGGGAATCCCGACGATTGTTTATGGGTTCTTCGCGTTTACATTTGTAACTCCAATTTTAAGAGCCATTTGGCCATCAATAGATGCAACAAATATTTTGAGTCCTGGTATCGTCATGGGGATCATGATTATTCCAATGATTGCCTCTCTGTCTGAAGATGCGATGAACTCTGTGCCGAATTCTATGCGTGAAGGAGCGCTAGCGCTAGGTGCAACCCGTTGGGAAACAACATTTAAAGTGGTAATGCCAGCCGCATTCTCTGGAATTGTCGCTTCTTTCGTTCTAGCAGTATCACGAGCCATTGGAGAAACGATGATCGTCACGATTGCGAGTGGAAGCACGAAGAATTTCACATTCGATATAACTGAGTCCATGCAAACGATGACCGCATATATCGTAGAAGTTACCAGCGGCGATGCAGCAGCTGGTACAGATATTTATTATTCGATCTACGCTGTCGGGATGACATTGTTTGTAATGACATTATTCATGAACCTACTCGCACGATACATCTCTCGTAAGTTCAGGGAGGAATACTAA
- the pstA gene encoding phosphate ABC transporter permease PstA, with translation MKYIDHEQVQKQMKSRVLLNKILQKIFFGATIFGLIVLVILIARVLIQGIGWIDMDFLTGKLSTSADRAGIMGAILGTVWLMMVVILFTLVIGIGAAIYLELYAKKGKVQELIQTNIANLAGVPSIVYGILGLTVFVRAMDFGNVVIAGGLTLSLLVLPIVIVASQEAVRAVPQELTEASYGMGATKWQTVQKIILPAAIPGILTGSILALSRAIGETAPLVVIGIPALLIPFPGGLFDTFTALPMQVYYWTLDSVLTEEYANLAAATIIVLLIILFILNSVAIFIRNKFQQRY, from the coding sequence ATGAAATATATCGATCATGAACAAGTACAAAAACAAATGAAGAGCAGGGTTTTGTTAAATAAAATCCTCCAAAAAATCTTTTTCGGAGCGACCATATTTGGTCTGATTGTACTCGTCATATTGATTGCGAGAGTGCTCATTCAGGGTATCGGTTGGATTGATATGGATTTCTTAACAGGAAAGCTTTCAACTAGCGCTGACCGCGCAGGTATTATGGGGGCCATACTAGGAACCGTCTGGCTGATGATGGTTGTCATCCTATTTACTCTTGTAATCGGAATTGGGGCAGCGATTTATCTGGAGCTCTACGCGAAGAAAGGCAAAGTCCAAGAGTTGATCCAAACGAATATCGCGAACTTGGCAGGAGTGCCTTCCATTGTCTACGGAATACTTGGGTTAACAGTATTTGTGCGAGCGATGGATTTTGGGAACGTCGTGATCGCAGGGGGATTAACCCTATCACTCCTTGTCTTGCCCATTGTCATTGTCGCTTCACAAGAAGCCGTCCGAGCAGTTCCTCAGGAGTTGACCGAGGCCTCATACGGGATGGGTGCAACAAAGTGGCAAACCGTACAGAAAATTATCTTGCCAGCAGCAATACCTGGGATTTTAACTGGATCGATCCTAGCATTATCCAGAGCGATTGGAGAAACTGCTCCACTAGTCGTTATCGGAATCCCAGCACTATTGATTCCGTTCCCCGGAGGGTTGTTTGACACATTTACAGCTCTTCCAATGCAAGTATATTACTGGACACTCGATTCAGTTCTAACAGAAGAATACGCGAATCTTGCGGCTGCTACCATCATCGTATTGTTAATCATCTTGTTTATCTTGAATTCGGTTGCGATCTTCATCCGCAACAAATTCCAGCAGCGTTACTAA
- the pstB gene encoding phosphate ABC transporter ATP-binding protein PstB, translated as MSQTTEKLVYETNDLNLWYGNTHALKNINLSIQEKEITAIIGPSGCGKSTFLKTLNRMVELVPSVKTSGDIKYHDANILNKNFRPEDLRTKVGMVFQKPNPFPKSVYENVAYGPKIHGIRNKKLLDEIVEKSLRDAYIWDEVKDRLKENAYGLSGGQQQRLCIARTLAIEPDVILMDEPTSALDPISTLKVEELVQNLKKDYSIIIVTHNMQQAARISDKTAFFLNGEVIEFDATETLFSNPSDQRTEDYITGRFG; from the coding sequence ATGTCTCAAACTACTGAGAAACTAGTTTACGAAACGAATGACTTGAATTTATGGTATGGCAACACACATGCGTTAAAAAATATTAACCTATCGATTCAAGAAAAAGAGATTACCGCGATCATCGGACCTTCTGGTTGCGGGAAATCCACCTTTTTAAAAACATTGAATCGGATGGTTGAACTTGTCCCTAGTGTGAAAACGAGCGGTGATATTAAATATCATGACGCGAATATATTGAATAAAAACTTCCGACCAGAAGATCTACGGACCAAAGTTGGAATGGTCTTCCAAAAACCGAACCCTTTCCCAAAATCGGTTTATGAAAATGTTGCATATGGACCGAAAATCCATGGCATCCGAAACAAAAAGCTTCTCGATGAAATCGTCGAGAAAAGCCTCCGTGATGCGTATATTTGGGATGAAGTGAAAGATCGCTTGAAAGAAAATGCTTATGGACTATCTGGCGGTCAACAACAACGACTGTGCATTGCACGGACTCTCGCAATCGAACCAGATGTCATTTTGATGGATGAACCAACATCTGCACTAGACCCGATCTCCACATTAAAGGTGGAAGAACTGGTTCAAAATCTAAAGAAAGATTACAGCATTATTATCGTCACACACAACATGCAGCAAGCAGCCAGAATCTCTGATAAAACTGCATTCTTCTTGAATGGGGAAGTCATCGAATTTGACGCTACAGAAACGTTATTTTCGAATCCTAGTGATCAGAGAACTGAAGATTATATTACAGGAAGATTCGGATAA